The Allorhodopirellula heiligendammensis DNA segment ATCGCGGTCGAGGGGATACTGCGTCCCCTTTTCTTGACCATTCTGAATGGCCAGATAGGCAGCCATCAGCGGGTTCCTGTGTGAGTGAATTCTGCGAGCCGAGCGGACAAATCTTTCAATGCGATCGGAAACGCATGCGAAGTGCGGCCAACATCGCACCACCAGCGTTGAAGTACGCTTGAAAGGTCGTCCGGGTTCCCCTCCCCGGCTCCGCCGAGTGTCCTGGGCAGTTGAGTCGCAACCGCATCCTCAAGGGTCCAACCCAAATCAATTGCCGTGGCAATTGGCAACGTCGGTGCGGCGATCATGCCGGCCTCGGACGCGCGGTCAAAAATGAGTGGGATGATGCCAAGGGACCAGGGCAATTCAGTGGGCGTCTTCAACTCGCCGAGATTCTTGACTTCACCCCCACTCAACGCATGCGTACGCGTGTGGGAATCGATGGCCATTTGGGTTAGCTGGTACACCAACCGCAACCATTCGGGAACCTCGGGTGAGATGTCGGTCAATACCGCTTCAATCCAAACCGAGCTTTGATAAGTGCTGCGGCCTGCCGCGCCCGTCTGCAGAGGCTGGACCGCATGCACGGTAACACGGTTTGGCCACCAATTCGTCGGCGGATCACCACTCCAGATCTGATTGCCAATCAAACGCAGTAAACCGGGCCCGTATGCTTCATAGGTTTGCTTCAAAGGAGCGTATCGCAACCGCAATTGATCGGCCAACCGCGGCTGGTCACCCGCCAGCAGGCGGCGACAACTATCGAGCGAACGATGAATCGCGGCGGCCGTCTGCTCCGACTGCAATTGAGAATGGCCTGAACGCAATAGCGCAATTTCGCACAACGCAGGGGTCAGCGGAGCGTCGCTGCCCGCCGAGACCAACTCATCGCTCAATTGCTCCCAAAATAGGTTCTCATCCACGGCGGTCGAGATCAAGCGGTCGGTCATTTGCTGCGATTCTTTCACAAACGCGCGACTCGCAACCGGATCCTTCAATGAGAACTTAGCTCGACCATGTCGTACAGGCGATGCAGGGTGATTCATCGCGGCGCAATGCTGCACCATCCGAACCAAACTTAGCGATGTCGAAGCGAGCCAGTGGAGTTTCAACAGTCGTCTCGCATGTGATTTTGAATCCACTCTTCGAGCTCTTCGAAGTCGACCGTTGGTACCTGGGTCAAATCTGGACGCAGCCGGACGGCGTCGCGAATGTAGATGTGATGAATCTCAGATTGCGATTTTACCGTATTCCAATGCAACAGAATGCGAATGCAGCGGGGCAGTGAACGTTCCACCGATACCTCGTAGCTGCACAACAAGGGAACTTCGAGCCACCCCAACTGGCGAGCTGCTAATGCGGGAAATTCGCTTTGCAAATCCTTCGTCACGGTAAAAATCGCGCTTGCGACATCTACGGTTTCAATCCCGTTGCGACGGATCATCAGTGCAAGCAACTGGGTTGTTGCTTTGAGAATTTCATCTCGATCATCCGTCGCGACTGTCGTCGCACCACGAACCCCCCGGCATACCGTCATCGTCAATGCAAATTGTTCAAGAATTGAAACTGGCTCACGGCTGGGACGTTTCACCAGCGGGGGTCAGAATACATACTATCTCAATTTGCGACTAGCCGTGTTTTCCCTTCGCGATGCTTTCGGGAAGTTTAGCAAACTTAGTTGAGAACGTGCTGTGCATGGGAGATGCCTCCCCCCTAACCGTTTGCATCGAGCAGGCGTTCGCAATGGGCGTGTGGATCCGCTTCATACGGCGGGCGTGACCGACGCCTCGGAATGATGCCGAGCGGGCGGGTCGACAACAGTAAACCTAAGCGACTGTCATTGTTTCACCGGGCTCGGCGGTCGAGTCTCGGTGCGCGGCATCCCTGGTGCTGTTCGCACCCAGGTCATCATCATCGTCATTGCTGCGGCGAACGGCCCACCACAGAACGACGGTGACCAGCAGGATCGCGGCGATAGCGGTTAAGCCTTCTCGAAACAAGGCTTTACGCAATTCGCCGACGGGACCAAGCACATCTGAGAGTCGGTACTGCACCAATACAAGCAGATCCGTTGGCCGTTTCTGACCTGGACTCGTGGCTGGATCCGGTCCTGGGCGCAACGCCTCACTCGGCCCCAGCGGAACGTCCACGTCGCTGGACGCCTGGCTGGGATCCTCAGGTAGCGTTACCGGTTGCATAGCGGCAAGCCATTCGCCGGCGTACGTCTTACCCCCGGGGGCTTGGGCCATGGGATCTCGATAATCGACATCACCACCCTCAAGCAATTGATCGACCAACTCCGAATCGACTTGAAATCGACTGTTTGACAGTGTTCTGCCTTCACGACGTTGCTGATCCATCAGAGGATGTTGTAGTACAGTGCCCCGCAGGGGCCCCTGCCGCGCCTCAACGAGCACCGCAACTTGGCTACCAGATCGTTGGCCAATCCATGTTTCGCTTCGGACAGAGTCGTTTTCACGCAAAAGTTCAAAATCACCGAGATTAATTGTGGCAACAAACACCGCGTCGACTTGATGCGGCGCCACATCGGGCTGCAAATGAATCGGCGTGCTGATCGCGACTTTCCACAGACCGGTCGAAGTACTCTGGAACGCGGACGATAGGTGCGTTGTTGGCAGCGGGTCGACTTCGTCCAGCGGCACTGTCTTGGGCAGGTCATCAAGCAGGCCATTGAAGTAGGTCCGGTAGGCGAAGTTTCGTCCCGCACTGTTTCGATCTCGCGAAACCGCCCCCCCGAACGCGCTGGCAAAAATGGTGCCCGAAGAATCAACGACAAATAGTGAGTCAATCAACTGTCGATGCACCGACTGACCGGCCTCGGAGGTATAAATTCGCAGACGTTCCTGAAGATAGTCATTGAGGATCAGTCGGATTGGATTGTCCAACAATCGATCCCGTTCATTGGTTTTGTCGAGCGCGGCGAGTGGTGTTGCCGATCTCCCAATCGCCGCCAACGCCGATTTCGCATCCGGATCGGCGAGCGTGTCGTTGACGAGCTCCTTAAATTTCTTACGAGTCGCTTCGCTTTCGGTGACGTGGAAATAGTGCTCGATCTCAGTTTCGAGCGTTTGCGCGGCGAAACGGGCGGCGAGTTGATTGCTGCCAAAAGCTTCGCGGCGAAGCGCGGTCGTTGCCGTTTCAGTGGCCCCGGTAATACCGCGGTAGGCGTACGCGCAGGTCGCAATGAGCAGCAGCAGCGGACCGGCAATCCCCAGTACCATGAGTGGACGTTGCTGCCGTTTTGCTTCACGTCGCTTCAGGTCATCAATGACCTGCTGCATATTGCTGTACCGCTGCTGGGGATCGACATGCAGGCACTTTTGTAAAATTCGCTTCAGTGCGCGGTCGACGTCGCGACGTGAAAGTGAGTCGACCGCCGGTGGCGCCGCAGAGATAGCCTCGCGATAGCGCGCGAGTCGTCCCGGCAGCGATCCCGCCGTATCAAGCTGAGAAAGCAGAGATTGATCGCGGTGGGGCGCGTTGCCCGATAGCATCCGGTACAGCAGCGCACCTGCAGCGTACACATCCCAGGCGCTATTCGGCGTGGAATTGAAATCGGCCTGCTCAGGTGCCATGTAGAACAGGGTACCCATCGCCGGGGTTTGGTCATGAGACATTCGACTCTGTCCAAAGTCCGCCAATCGAGGGTCATTGTCGTCGGCGATCAAGATATTCGCGGGTTTGACATCACAGTGCAGCACCCCCTTGCCATGACAATGGTTCAAGCCGACACAGATTTTCTGAAAGAGCGAAACCGCTTCGTTAAGAGGCAGTCGACCGCGCCGCAACAGTAGATCTTCGAGTGAGCCGCCTTCGACCAGCTCCATTACGTAGTACGGCGGGTCAGCGTCCCAGCCCACCTCCAAGACCTGCACGACATACCGATCACCCGAAAGCTGCACGAGATTCTTGACTTCACGTGAAAGCAGCGACCAATTCACCCCACCGCGATGCAGGTAGAATTTAACGGCAACACCGCGTCCCGTATTCAGGTTGCGACCAACCCAAACTTGCCCGAACGCGCCCGACCCGAGAAATCGCTCGACACGCACACCTGGCACCTCGGCCGGTGGCATCGTGGGCAACATGGAACGTCGCCGGGCAGCGGCTTGGTCCTGCATCCCCTGCGCTTCAGTAAGCTCGGGCTGCTGATCCTCGATATTGCGATCACGGGTGCCGTTGGCGCGGTCGTCGGGAGGCATCGGTAGGGAAGGATCAGACACCCTGATTTTCACTTGGGTTGGTGTGTGTCGGCATTTGAAGGACGATGCGAGCCCAAACAGGTATGTTGTTCAACGGCATGGCCAGCGCTGCCTGTTGGCCCTCAGTAAGGCGGCCGAAGACGCACTCGTTTCGACACGGTATCGCAAGCTCGCACATCCATTGTGTTGGTACGGAGACATGCTCATCATCGGATGCAAGTCGGGTCACACGCAACCCGGCAATGAGCAAACCCAGGTGAGCATGCGGAGGTGGCTATGCAGCATGGGGCCAACTCACTCGTGTCGGCACGGGTGGGTGAAACCATCGACCCGGCAGGTTAGAATGCCTCCGCCCCTCGACGTAGGGAGCACGCATTCCCAGTTCCTTGTCTAATCTTTTCGCCAGCGAGTCGCGATGTCGATTCAAGTCACCTGCCCGCATTGTTACAAACGATTTCAGGTCAGCGACAAATTCGCGGGCAAATCGGGGCCCTGCCCAGCATGCAAAAAATCGATCAAGGTCCCTGAGCTGACCGAACAGGTCGTCGTTCACGCACCAGTTGACGATTCGCCGAAAGACTCCAAGGGACGCAGCGTTCTCAAGCCGATTACGGCCGAAGACCCGGTACTCACCAACCGAATGTTGTTCATCGCGACGGGATGTGTCGTCGGGTTGTTCGCGATTGCGTTGGGATTTCGCATTTCCGGAGGCGTGCCGTTAGGGGCACAGATACTCGGCGCGATCTTGCTGGCGCCCCCCCTCACGCGGATCGGTTACACGTTCGTGCATGACCGAGAGTTAGCCCCCTACACCGGAGTTGAACTGAGAAATCGGGTACTCGTTTGCTCCGCATTGTTCGTGGCGACTTGGATCGTCTACGCGTTCATCCCTGGATATGTCTTTGAATTGGATGCTCCGCGGGAGATGTCGTGGACGATCGCCGCAGTTACATTCTGCGTGATGTTGGTACTGGGGACGTTTGCCTCGGTCGCTTGCTTTGAACTTGAGTTCCCTAACGGCCTGGCCCATGCGGGTTTTTACTATTCGATCGTCATTATCTTAGCGTTGGTCGCTGGTGTGACGCTTGCCGGTGTAGAACCAACCGGCGGTCGTCGTGTCATTCCGGATTCGGCTGTCGAGATGCCGGCCCAACCCGCGGCCCGTTGATGCCGATCCGAAAGTGCCGCATAGAAGGCGTAACCGCGTGATGACGACCATTCCAGAGATTGCAGCGCTGCGCCGCGGCGCTTCTCGACTGCGCATTCCGCCATCGATCGATGTCCCAATGACCGAGCGGGTCCGGCGACTCGTCGATGCTCCGCCAATGCGCCGACTCGCGTCGATCAGCCAACTCGGCTTAGTATCGCTGGTCTATCCTGGGGCGACGCACAGCCGCCTGGAACATTCACTTGGGGTGTACGCAAATTCGCTGCGTCTGCTCGACCAGTTCAGCTCGCTAGACGCCCCGTTTGCTGCCAGTGCCCAGGAAGCATTTGTGGTCGCCGCGCTGGTCCATGATGCCGGTCACTGGCCGTTCTGCCACCCGATTGAAGATATGGGAGACTCTCTTCGCCGGCGCTCCGGCCAGGGACGCCAAGGCATATTGAAACACGAAGATCGAGTCGCAGCGATCCTCTGTCACTCTGAAATCGCCGACTGTTTGCAACGAGACTGGAGTTGCAATGCTGATGACGTGATGTCGATCCTCCGCCCTCAAACGCATGCCAAGCGACCGCATTGTCAGCTATCCGGTAGCGATGTCGCATTTCTGGCAAGTTGTCTGAGCGGTCCGATCGACATCGACAAGCTCGATTATTTGCAGCGTGACAGCTTGCACTCGGGGGTGCCATACGGTCGCAACTTCGATCCTGATCGAATCATCTCGGCATTGTGTATTCATCCGAATCAGCCTCGCCTGGCCATTAGTGAGAAGGGACGCACCGCGGCGGAGATGATGGTGTTCGGCCGCTACGTGATGTTCAGCGAGGTGTACTGGCACCATACGGTTCGAGCCGCCACGGCGATGCTCCAGCGAGCCCTGTTCGCATTCCAGAACGAAACGACAGCCAGCCGCACGCAACTCGACTTTGATCTCGCCTCATGGTGCGACCTGTCGGATGCGGACTGGATCGCATCGCTGCGCAGCGCAGCAGCGCATGGCAGCGACACTCCGGTGCAGAAATTGGTGGACGGTCTATTTGGGGCTTCACGCGTGCTGCTCAAGCGCGCTGCGGAATTCAATGTTGAATCGGGCGGACGGGTGCACGCGACGCTGGCTCGCCGTCCCTACTGGTGGTTGGTTGAGTGCTCGCGAGCTCTGGCGAGAATACTTAGTTTCGAGGTTGGAACCGACATCGATCCAACGCTGGTTCTGATCGATGCACCTCCGGTCAAGTTAGAAGTCGACATCAACATTGACGTCATCACCCGCACCGGGGACGTGATGCCGCTGGGCGACGTTTCTCCCGTCGCTTCGGTTCTCGCCAATCGTCAATTCGACAACCATGTCAAACGGGTCCGTGTCTTCGTGCCCGCCGATGTCCGCGAAGCACTCCTACATTCGCACAGCAACTTGAATCGCAAGATGCAAGAATGGTTAGTGCAGGCAGCCGAGCAGACACAGGACACAGTTGTCTGAGAGGCGTACCTTGTACCTGCAGGGCGTCCCTAACAGCCTGTTGGGCTGGTGCTTGCGGTGCCCGAATGCACCAAAAACCCATGACAGCAATCGCGTCACTATGGTCACATCTGACGCCGAATACTCTTCCGAATACTGAGCGGCAAACCAAATTAAATTGATTTTCGATCTTGACCGAATGGATCAGATGGGAACAATTGGCATCTAACGCCGAGCGAGTTGGGATGGAATTCCTGAACTGCACTCATTCGGCAAACACGGGAACGGATTTCCTGTGGGGTTTTTCCACTGTCGGGGGCATGTTGGCTGTGAATGAATTTCACAGCTCGGGTGCTAAAACCCGCTTGGGGATAAGCGATTTCGACCATTATGCGTCAGCAAGGAGGCGACGAAATGCATCACTCAATCAATCGTTCGTTCGAGTTTTCCAACATTCGTGAACACTTCGGTTCGGGTGTTTCGAGACGCTCGGTTTCGGTCGCGTCAACCGCTGTAGTTCCCAAAACACTTAGAACGAGTGTCGATCTCCATGATCGAATCTCAGCAGATCTCGATTCAGAATGCGAGACAGCCGAGCCTTCCCAGACCGTGCAGACAGCCACCGCAGGCACGCGGTCGCTCGCCTCATTGCTGCCTAATTCGCGATTCTTTTCCGGTAGGGATGTTCACTTTTGCTCCATCGCCGAGTCGGCCGCAACCTGTGAACCGGGTCAGCTAGTTGTTTATCGCATTGGTCTGGACAGCCCTGAGGAGCTCATCTGCGACGCGTTGGCACATGGTGCGGCGGGGATACTGACCGAGCAGATTTTGCCGGTGCCATTGCCCCAATGCATTGTCGCCGATACCGATCGCGCCTTAGCGGAACTGGCCGCTCAGGACTCGATTGCCGAGAACGGACTCCGCCCAGACCAACGCTTGTTGACGATCGGGATCGTTGGCGAGAACGGTAAAGGGACGACCGCATTGTGTCTGGCGACGATTCTTCGCGACATCCCCTGCCGGGTGGCTTACCAAACCGATCTCGGTCATAGCGACGGAATTACGAAGGAGGTCTCGGAACAGACGAAGCTTACGGGGGCGAGCCTGATGGACCACCTCAGTCAGGCTGCCGATGCCGGTGCAGCGGTATCGATTTTTGAGCTGGATTCCAATGTGCTCCGTCGTGGCGGTTACGATCAGATCGGATTGGATGTGCTAGTGATCACGTCGAATAGTTCGGCGCGCTCCGACTTTGGCCCTTCTGCTGTGCATTGCGCTCTGGAACGGGTTCGCAACGACGGTGTCGTTGTCGTCGGAAACGAAGACCGTCGCAGTAAGCGTGCTATCAGCGAATTGGGGCTGACCACTCTCACCTACGGCGTCAACATCAGTGCCGATGTCTCGTTGCAGACCATCGGTGTCCAAGACGGCGTGTTGACCGGAATGATCCGGCACGAAATGAACTCTGCCATGATGGAGTCCCATCTCGGCCAGGGAGTATTCACTGCGTCCTTAGCTGCCGCTGCTGCTGTCGGCGTCGCGACGAACAACCCATTGGTCCAGATCGCCGAATCTCTGAGCGAATTGCGTGACCTCCCTGGGCGCTGTCAATGCATCGTGTCGGACGACTGGAATGTTTCGCAGGCAAGCCCCAGGATGCTGCTTGACGTCGCGGGTTCGCCGCACCGTATGGAGTTCATCCTCGACTCGCTCAGTGGGCAAAGGCAATCTAGCTCGCCAGACGTGATTTCGATGAATCCTCACGCCCGTGCTCACATCAGCAATCCAGCCAAGGTCTGGTGCGTCCTCTCCATCTCCAGTGGTGATAATGAAGAGACATTAGCTCGTTATGGCCGCCTGCTCGAAACGATGGCCGACCACTGCGTACTGACTTGCGAGCCAAGCTCCAAGGAGCGTTTTTTGAGACTGAGTCACTGCGTGCTCGACGGCGTCGATGATTGTGCAGCCATCCGACTCGTAGCTGATCAGGATCGTGCGATTGCTTGGGCAGCTCACGCAGCCAGTCCCCGCGACACCATCGTCGTACTCGGCGGCGTTGACCGCGCAGCACCGCATACTCAGCGGCAAGATCTGCAGCGCCTACAGGATCTGATGACAGGGTTGCAGCGGCAAGTCGCCGGGACCGTGGCCAAGCCAGTGTCGCAGACGATGTTAAAGGTGTACCAGCCTGAGGGATAAGTGGCAGGACCATCTGACTCAGTTGTCAGAGGCTTGGTGGCACACAGTCGCAAACGCCAATTCGCTACCATGGAACGGCAGCCCCGTTGAGACGTTTCCCTTCCGTCTTTCTTCCGTATGCTGGAACCATGCCTGATAGTCTCTACCTTGCCACCAACGAGAACGCGTCCGGCAAACGGATGGTGGCTCTCGGCGTGATGGAATTGGCGATGCGGCGATTCAGTCGCGTCGTCTTCTTTCGGCCTGTGGTACATGCAAACCCAGCGGACGATCAGAGCATTCGATTGATGCGAACGCGGTATCGGCTCGCTGCGATTCCCGATCAAATGCATGGCGTGACCCGACAAGAGGCGCGCCGGATGCTCGCCGAGGATCGCTATGACGAATTGATTCAAAGGATCCAGCAGCGGTTTAAGCGTTTGCAGGCCTCAGCGGATTTCGCGGTAGTTGAAGGCACGAGCTTCCAGGGCTTGGCAACCGAGATCGAGTTTGAACTCAATGCCGATATTGCCGTCAACCTCGGCTGCGCGATCATGTCTATTTACTCCGCAGCAAATCACAGTGTTGAGGAGAGCGTGCAATCCATTCGGATCGGAAATGACTCGTTGATCGACCATGGAGGGCAACTGCTGGCCACGATCGTCAATCAAGTTCCAGCCGATCAGCGAGCTAAGCTTAGCAGTGCCTACGACGAGGCACGTCTCACCGAGTCAGGCCCGATCTATGTATTGCCCGAAGAGCCTTTGTTGCGGCAGCCAACTGTGCGAGAGATCCAAGCCGGACTCGGCGCACGAGTGCTCGGCGGAGACGAGCACACATTCGACCGCGAAGTCGCGCGGCTGAAAGTCGCCGCCATGCTTTTGCCGGATTTTCTGCAGCGACTCAAGGCGGGGAGCCTCGTTATCACGCCTGGAGACCGAAGCGATATCATTCTCGGTTGCGCTTTAGCGAGTTTGGACGCCTCCACGCCGTCACCGGCTGGCCTCGTTTTAACCGGTGGGATGCTGCCGCCTCCGGTTGTGCTGCGAATGGTCAATCCGACGAGTGGCCTCCCCATTCTGACGACAGATGCGGATACATTCACAACTGCTACTCAAGCATCGAGCATCCGCGCAGAAATTGGCGAGCATTCGCCTCGCAAGATCGAATCAGCGATCGGATTGTTTGAGCGTAACATTGACATCGATGACCTCGCACGTCGTTTGGAAGCGCCCAGTGTGCAGCGCGTCACACCGATGCTATTTGAGCATTCGTTAATTGAGCGTGCGCGCCAAAACCGTGTAAGGATTGTGTTGCCCGAAGGAAGTGACCCTCGGATTTTGCAGGCCGTCGATGTGCTCCGCCGCCGCGACGTGGCGGATATCGTGTTGCTTGGCGACCCTGATCAGATTCGAAGTGCGGCTAGCCAAGTGGGTGTGTCGCTGGATGAGAATGTATCCGACGGAGCAGAGCCCAGCGAGGGCAAACCTGCAGTGGAAATCATCAACCCCGCCCGAAGCCCACTGTTGGCGTCGTTCGCTGAGGAGTATTACCGACTCCGAAAACATAAAGGAGTCACCCGAGACGTCGCTCACGATCGGATGCAGGAAGTCAGCTATTTCGGCACGATGATGGTTCGCCGCGGATTGGCAGGGGGAATGGTGTCCGGCGCCTTGCACACCACGGCGGCGACCATCCGACCTGCGTTCGAATTTATCAAAACTCGGCCCGGCATTGGCTGTGTTAGCAGCGTGTTTTTGATGTGCTTGCGTAACGGCGTCTTGGTGTACGGTGACTGCGCAGTGGTGCCCAACCCAACAGCCGACGAACTGGTCGAGATCGCCAGTTGCAGCGCCGACACGGCAGCTCAATTCGGGATCGAACCCCGTATCGCCATGCTGTCTTACTCGACAGGAGAAAGCGGCCGAGGTGCCGACGTCGATCGCGTTCGATCGGCAACTGCGATGCTGAAACAAGCGCGGCCGGAGCTGCTCGTCGAAGGACCGCTACAGTACGATGCGGCAGTTGATCCCGCTGTCGCAGCGCAAAAACTCCCGGGAAGCAAGGTTGCTGGCCACGCGACTGTATTCATATTTCCGGATCTCAATACCGGCAATAATACCTACAAGGCGGTCCAACGTTCGGCAGGGGCGTTGGCGATCGGCCCCGTCTTACAGGGGCTGCGGCGGCCTGTCAACGATCTTTCACGGGGCTGCACCGTGGCGGACATCGTCAACACGGTCGCGATCACTGCGGTGCAAGCCCAGGCCAGCCATGCAATTGAACTCGACCCTGTGCCGGAGCTCGATGAAGAGTGAATGTATTTGTTTTCAATGTGGGCAGCACAACGCTCAAGTATGCGTGCATCGACGTTGCATCGGGCGACCGACTCTACCAGGGGCTAATCGATCGAATTGGTCAAACCGGTGGGGAAGCACCCGATCATCTGACTGCTGCACACATGGCGTTAGAACACGCTGGATTGCGAAAACCGGCCGATGAATTGCGACTGGATGGCCCGGTGATATCGGCGATAGCCCATCGCATCGTCCAAGGGGGCAGTCAGTTTCACGGGCCAACCCTGGTTGACGCGACGGTGCTATCGAATTTGGCCAAGCTCGATGCACTTGCCCCGCTCCACAACCCGCCGGCGCGGTGCGTCCTCGAGACCGTTGTGGCCATGAAAGTGCCAGTGCCCCAAGTGCTCGTATTCGATACGGCTTACTTCAGCACACTCGAACCGGTTGCCTATCGGTACGCCATTCCGGCCGAGATCTACCACGATCACGGCGTTCGTCGATACGGTTTTCACGGCACTTCACACCGATACGTGACGGACGCTGCCATCACACATCTCAAAGGGACAGCGCCGATGCGGATCATTTCACTACATTTGGGAGGTGGCGCGAGCGCGACGGCGTCAATTGATGGAGTGGCCGTAGACACTTCGATGGGCATGACGCCGCTCGAAGGTCTTGTCATGGCGACGCGCTGTGGAGACATGGACCCTTCGGTGCCGCTGCACCTGATGCGGACCACAGGAATGTCAGTCGATGA contains these protein-coding regions:
- the aroH gene encoding chorismate mutase, with translation MTVCRGVRGATTVATDDRDEILKATTQLLALMIRRNGIETVDVASAIFTVTKDLQSEFPALAARQLGWLEVPLLCSYEVSVERSLPRCIRILLHWNTVKSQSEIHHIYIRDAVRLRPDLTQVPTVDFEELEEWIQNHMRDDC
- a CDS encoding protein kinase domain-containing protein, which translates into the protein MSDPSLPMPPDDRANGTRDRNIEDQQPELTEAQGMQDQAAARRRSMLPTMPPAEVPGVRVERFLGSGAFGQVWVGRNLNTGRGVAVKFYLHRGGVNWSLLSREVKNLVQLSGDRYVVQVLEVGWDADPPYYVMELVEGGSLEDLLLRRGRLPLNEAVSLFQKICVGLNHCHGKGVLHCDVKPANILIADDNDPRLADFGQSRMSHDQTPAMGTLFYMAPEQADFNSTPNSAWDVYAAGALLYRMLSGNAPHRDQSLLSQLDTAGSLPGRLARYREAISAAPPAVDSLSRRDVDRALKRILQKCLHVDPQQRYSNMQQVIDDLKRREAKRQQRPLMVLGIAGPLLLLIATCAYAYRGITGATETATTALRREAFGSNQLAARFAAQTLETEIEHYFHVTESEATRKKFKELVNDTLADPDAKSALAAIGRSATPLAALDKTNERDRLLDNPIRLILNDYLQERLRIYTSEAGQSVHRQLIDSLFVVDSSGTIFASAFGGAVSRDRNSAGRNFAYRTYFNGLLDDLPKTVPLDEVDPLPTTHLSSAFQSTSTGLWKVAISTPIHLQPDVAPHQVDAVFVATINLGDFELLRENDSVRSETWIGQRSGSQVAVLVEARQGPLRGTVLQHPLMDQQRREGRTLSNSRFQVDSELVDQLLEGGDVDYRDPMAQAPGGKTYAGEWLAAMQPVTLPEDPSQASSDVDVPLGPSEALRPGPDPATSPGQKRPTDLLVLVQYRLSDVLGPVGELRKALFREGLTAIAAILLVTVVLWWAVRRSNDDDDDLGANSTRDAAHRDSTAEPGETMTVA
- a CDS encoding HD domain-containing protein, with amino-acid sequence MTTIPEIAALRRGASRLRIPPSIDVPMTERVRRLVDAPPMRRLASISQLGLVSLVYPGATHSRLEHSLGVYANSLRLLDQFSSLDAPFAASAQEAFVVAALVHDAGHWPFCHPIEDMGDSLRRRSGQGRQGILKHEDRVAAILCHSEIADCLQRDWSCNADDVMSILRPQTHAKRPHCQLSGSDVAFLASCLSGPIDIDKLDYLQRDSLHSGVPYGRNFDPDRIISALCIHPNQPRLAISEKGRTAAEMMVFGRYVMFSEVYWHHTVRAATAMLQRALFAFQNETTASRTQLDFDLASWCDLSDADWIASLRSAAAHGSDTPVQKLVDGLFGASRVLLKRAAEFNVESGGRVHATLARRPYWWLVECSRALARILSFEVGTDIDPTLVLIDAPPVKLEVDINIDVITRTGDVMPLGDVSPVASVLANRQFDNHVKRVRVFVPADVREALLHSHSNLNRKMQEWLVQAAEQTQDTVV
- a CDS encoding Mur ligase family protein, which gives rise to MHHSINRSFEFSNIREHFGSGVSRRSVSVASTAVVPKTLRTSVDLHDRISADLDSECETAEPSQTVQTATAGTRSLASLLPNSRFFSGRDVHFCSIAESAATCEPGQLVVYRIGLDSPEELICDALAHGAAGILTEQILPVPLPQCIVADTDRALAELAAQDSIAENGLRPDQRLLTIGIVGENGKGTTALCLATILRDIPCRVAYQTDLGHSDGITKEVSEQTKLTGASLMDHLSQAADAGAAVSIFELDSNVLRRGGYDQIGLDVLVITSNSSARSDFGPSAVHCALERVRNDGVVVVGNEDRRSKRAISELGLTTLTYGVNISADVSLQTIGVQDGVLTGMIRHEMNSAMMESHLGQGVFTASLAAAAAVGVATNNPLVQIAESLSELRDLPGRCQCIVSDDWNVSQASPRMLLDVAGSPHRMEFILDSLSGQRQSSSPDVISMNPHARAHISNPAKVWCVLSISSGDNEETLARYGRLLETMADHCVLTCEPSSKERFLRLSHCVLDGVDDCAAIRLVADQDRAIAWAAHAASPRDTIVVLGGVDRAAPHTQRQDLQRLQDLMTGLQRQVAGTVAKPVSQTMLKVYQPEG
- the pta gene encoding phosphate acetyltransferase; protein product: MPDSLYLATNENASGKRMVALGVMELAMRRFSRVVFFRPVVHANPADDQSIRLMRTRYRLAAIPDQMHGVTRQEARRMLAEDRYDELIQRIQQRFKRLQASADFAVVEGTSFQGLATEIEFELNADIAVNLGCAIMSIYSAANHSVEESVQSIRIGNDSLIDHGGQLLATIVNQVPADQRAKLSSAYDEARLTESGPIYVLPEEPLLRQPTVREIQAGLGARVLGGDEHTFDREVARLKVAAMLLPDFLQRLKAGSLVITPGDRSDIILGCALASLDASTPSPAGLVLTGGMLPPPVVLRMVNPTSGLPILTTDADTFTTATQASSIRAEIGEHSPRKIESAIGLFERNIDIDDLARRLEAPSVQRVTPMLFEHSLIERARQNRVRIVLPEGSDPRILQAVDVLRRRDVADIVLLGDPDQIRSAASQVGVSLDENVSDGAEPSEGKPAVEIINPARSPLLASFAEEYYRLRKHKGVTRDVAHDRMQEVSYFGTMMVRRGLAGGMVSGALHTTAATIRPAFEFIKTRPGIGCVSSVFLMCLRNGVLVYGDCAVVPNPTADELVEIASCSADTAAQFGIEPRIAMLSYSTGESGRGADVDRVRSATAMLKQARPELLVEGPLQYDAAVDPAVAAQKLPGSKVAGHATVFIFPDLNTGNNTYKAVQRSAGALAIGPVLQGLRRPVNDLSRGCTVADIVNTVAITAVQAQASHAIELDPVPELDEE
- a CDS encoding acetate/propionate family kinase, which produces MNVFVFNVGSTTLKYACIDVASGDRLYQGLIDRIGQTGGEAPDHLTAAHMALEHAGLRKPADELRLDGPVISAIAHRIVQGGSQFHGPTLVDATVLSNLAKLDALAPLHNPPARCVLETVVAMKVPVPQVLVFDTAYFSTLEPVAYRYAIPAEIYHDHGVRRYGFHGTSHRYVTDAAITHLKGTAPMRIISLHLGGGASATASIDGVAVDTSMGMTPLEGLVMATRCGDMDPSVPLHLMRTTGMSVDDVDHLLNKRSGLVGLCGEPDMRAILARMDAGDESASLAIAIYVRRLQKMIGSYFAILGGLDALIFTAGVGEHAAEIRRLVTEPLRHLGIALDPAHNQSPELSQGVADISRVGARVRTMVVATDEELAIARQTADIVSV